A stretch of the Perca flavescens isolate YP-PL-M2 chromosome 10, PFLA_1.0, whole genome shotgun sequence genome encodes the following:
- the neurl1b gene encoding E3 ubiquitin-protein ligase NEURL1B isoform X2, translated as MKAGKETTQALGKQCWHDRRAKLTDATLQPRPVASRQYYTLPKNGAGVERRTSAAPVSINMESPRFHPHAKGKNIRLDGQLRRATRKNSFCNGITFSHRPVHLYEKVRLRLSGVHTGWSGALRFGFTSLDPSELVATDIPKYACPDLVTRPGYWAKALPERLALKDNVLSFWADRHGRVFYSINDGEPILFHCGLSIGCPLWAIIDIYGITQEVTLLESTFAENVGSSCLSAARLSAYLPQSSHDSANYNNNQLENNQAAAAKMANLQLNNYTQLIPCCSSTSSSSTPSSSASTGFSTPRVVRGLPSPLDNDLHFHPVRGSDVILSADRSAACIHFLDSSRTLVFSDRPLHVGETLYVEVSHLGLPYFGALLFGLTSCDPASLHAADLPADPEVLLDRKEYWVVHRGFPMPCSGDVLSFSLLPSGDVLHGVNGVGRGRLLCVDTSQVLWAFFTLHGAVNRLRILGTLHSSPPSTSPSTSQSSSPDDSDSDLAFSVNRSSSASESSLVTAPSSPLSPPVSPTLTASELPSAGKNGECTICFDQDVDTVIYTCGHMCLCNNCGLKLKRQINACCPICRRPIKDVIKTYRP; from the exons ATGAAGGCTGGAAAGGAAACGACACAGGCACTTGGGAAACAATGCTGGCATGACCGTAGAGCTAAGCTGACAG ATGCGACTCTGCAACCCCGCCCGGTGGCCAGCAGGCAGTACTACACCCTGCCTAAGAATGGGGCAGGTGTGGAGAGAAGAACATCCGCCGCTCCGGTCAGCATCAATATGGAGTCACCCCGCTTTCACCCCCACGCCAAAGGCAAGAATATCAGGCTGGATGGGCAGCTTCGGCGTGCCACACGCAAGAACAGCTTCTGTAATGGCATCACTTTTAGCCACAGGCCTGTCCACCTCTATGAGaag GTGCGTCTTCGCCTGAGTGGCGTGCACACTGGCTGGAGTGGAGCTCTACGCTTCGGTTTCACCAGTTTGGACCCCAGCGAATTGGTCGCTACAGACATCCCCAAGTATGCTTGCCCAGACCTGGTGACACGGCCCGGCTACTGGGCCAAAGCTCTGCCTGAGAGACTGGCCTTGAAGGACAATGTTTTGTCATTCTGGGCTGATCGCCATGGAAGAGTTTTCTACAGCATCAACGATGGAGAGCCCATCCTCTTCCACTGTGGCCTCAGCATCGGCTGTCCACTCTGGGCCATCATAGACATCTATGGCATCACTCAGGAGGTCACACTGCTTG AAAGCACGTTTGCTGAGAACGTGGGATCCAGCTGCCTGAGTGCGGCCCGTCTGAGTGCCTATCTGCCCCAGAGTAGCCACGACTCAGCCAATTACAACAACAATCAACTGGAGAACAACCAGGCTGCTGCTGCCAAGATGGCCAACCTCCAGCTCAATAACTACACACAGCTCATCCCCTGCTGCTCCtccacctcttcctcctccacaccGTCCTCATCTGCCTCCACTGGATTCAGCACCCCGAGGGTGGTCCGGGGCCTTCCTTCCCCGCTGGACAATGACTTGCACTTTCACCCCGTCCGTGGCTCTGATGTAATACTCTCTGCAGACCGCTCTGCCGCCTGCATCCACTTTCTGGACAGCAGTCGGACTCTGGTGTTCAGTGACCGTCCGCTGCATGTGGGTGAGACTTTATACGTGGAAGTCAGCCACCTGGGCCTGCCCTACTTTGGGGCGCTGTTGTTTGGTTTAACATCCTGTGACCCTGCCAGTCTACATGCAGCGGATTTACCGGCAGACCCTGAGGTTCTCCTGGACCGTAAAGAGTATTGGGTGGTGCATCGGGGCTTCCCCATGCCTTGCTCTGGAGATGTGCTCAGCTTCAGTCTGCTGCCCAGCGGCGATGTGCTCCACGGGGTGAATGGAGTGGGACGTGGCAGGCTGCTCTGTGTGGACACCTCTCAGGTCCTCTGGGCCTTTTTCACCCTGCATGGGGCTGTCAACAGACTCAGGATACTGG GAACGCTGCACTCCAGTCCTCCCTCCACATCCCCCAGCACGTCTCAAAGCAGCAGTCCCGATGACAGCGACTCCGACCTGGCGTTCAGTGTCAACAGATCCTCCTCTGCCTCTGAATCCTCTCTGG TGACTGCTCCCAGCTCCCCCCTCAGCCCTCCCGTCTCTCCGACTCTCACCGCCTCAGAACTGCCCTCTGCTGGAAAAAACGGAGAATGCACCATTTGCTTCGACCAGGACGTGGACACCGTCATCTACACCTGTGGACACATGTGTCTCTGCAACAACTGTGGGCTGAAGCTGAAGAGACAGATCAATGCGTGCTGTCCGATATGCAGGAGGCCAATCAAAGATGTTATCAAAACATATCGGCCATGA
- the neurl1b gene encoding E3 ubiquitin-protein ligase NEURL1B isoform X3, translating into MGNTTPKPLIDATLQPRPVASRQYYTLPKNGAGVERRTSAAPVSINMESPRFHPHAKGKNIRLDGQLRRATRKNSFCNGITFSHRPVHLYEKVRLRLSGVHTGWSGALRFGFTSLDPSELVATDIPKYACPDLVTRPGYWAKALPERLALKDNVLSFWADRHGRVFYSINDGEPILFHCGLSIGCPLWAIIDIYGITQEVTLLESTFAENVGSSCLSAARLSAYLPQSSHDSANYNNNQLENNQAAAAKMANLQLNNYTQLIPCCSSTSSSSTPSSSASTGFSTPRVVRGLPSPLDNDLHFHPVRGSDVILSADRSAACIHFLDSSRTLVFSDRPLHVGETLYVEVSHLGLPYFGALLFGLTSCDPASLHAADLPADPEVLLDRKEYWVVHRGFPMPCSGDVLSFSLLPSGDVLHGVNGVGRGRLLCVDTSQVLWAFFTLHGAVNRLRILGTLHSSPPSTSPSTSQSSSPDDSDSDLAFSVNRSSSASESSLVTAPSSPLSPPVSPTLTASELPSAGKNGECTICFDQDVDTVIYTCGHMCLCNNCGLKLKRQINACCPICRRPIKDVIKTYRP; encoded by the exons ATGGGGAATACGACACCTAAACCTTTGATAG ATGCGACTCTGCAACCCCGCCCGGTGGCCAGCAGGCAGTACTACACCCTGCCTAAGAATGGGGCAGGTGTGGAGAGAAGAACATCCGCCGCTCCGGTCAGCATCAATATGGAGTCACCCCGCTTTCACCCCCACGCCAAAGGCAAGAATATCAGGCTGGATGGGCAGCTTCGGCGTGCCACACGCAAGAACAGCTTCTGTAATGGCATCACTTTTAGCCACAGGCCTGTCCACCTCTATGAGaag GTGCGTCTTCGCCTGAGTGGCGTGCACACTGGCTGGAGTGGAGCTCTACGCTTCGGTTTCACCAGTTTGGACCCCAGCGAATTGGTCGCTACAGACATCCCCAAGTATGCTTGCCCAGACCTGGTGACACGGCCCGGCTACTGGGCCAAAGCTCTGCCTGAGAGACTGGCCTTGAAGGACAATGTTTTGTCATTCTGGGCTGATCGCCATGGAAGAGTTTTCTACAGCATCAACGATGGAGAGCCCATCCTCTTCCACTGTGGCCTCAGCATCGGCTGTCCACTCTGGGCCATCATAGACATCTATGGCATCACTCAGGAGGTCACACTGCTTG AAAGCACGTTTGCTGAGAACGTGGGATCCAGCTGCCTGAGTGCGGCCCGTCTGAGTGCCTATCTGCCCCAGAGTAGCCACGACTCAGCCAATTACAACAACAATCAACTGGAGAACAACCAGGCTGCTGCTGCCAAGATGGCCAACCTCCAGCTCAATAACTACACACAGCTCATCCCCTGCTGCTCCtccacctcttcctcctccacaccGTCCTCATCTGCCTCCACTGGATTCAGCACCCCGAGGGTGGTCCGGGGCCTTCCTTCCCCGCTGGACAATGACTTGCACTTTCACCCCGTCCGTGGCTCTGATGTAATACTCTCTGCAGACCGCTCTGCCGCCTGCATCCACTTTCTGGACAGCAGTCGGACTCTGGTGTTCAGTGACCGTCCGCTGCATGTGGGTGAGACTTTATACGTGGAAGTCAGCCACCTGGGCCTGCCCTACTTTGGGGCGCTGTTGTTTGGTTTAACATCCTGTGACCCTGCCAGTCTACATGCAGCGGATTTACCGGCAGACCCTGAGGTTCTCCTGGACCGTAAAGAGTATTGGGTGGTGCATCGGGGCTTCCCCATGCCTTGCTCTGGAGATGTGCTCAGCTTCAGTCTGCTGCCCAGCGGCGATGTGCTCCACGGGGTGAATGGAGTGGGACGTGGCAGGCTGCTCTGTGTGGACACCTCTCAGGTCCTCTGGGCCTTTTTCACCCTGCATGGGGCTGTCAACAGACTCAGGATACTGG GAACGCTGCACTCCAGTCCTCCCTCCACATCCCCCAGCACGTCTCAAAGCAGCAGTCCCGATGACAGCGACTCCGACCTGGCGTTCAGTGTCAACAGATCCTCCTCTGCCTCTGAATCCTCTCTGG TGACTGCTCCCAGCTCCCCCCTCAGCCCTCCCGTCTCTCCGACTCTCACCGCCTCAGAACTGCCCTCTGCTGGAAAAAACGGAGAATGCACCATTTGCTTCGACCAGGACGTGGACACCGTCATCTACACCTGTGGACACATGTGTCTCTGCAACAACTGTGGGCTGAAGCTGAAGAGACAGATCAATGCGTGCTGTCCGATATGCAGGAGGCCAATCAAAGATGTTATCAAAACATATCGGCCATGA
- the neurl1b gene encoding E3 ubiquitin-protein ligase NEURL1B isoform X1, producing the protein MGNEQSSRCIPFDLNDVPLSNKEKKLNCATDDATLQPRPVASRQYYTLPKNGAGVERRTSAAPVSINMESPRFHPHAKGKNIRLDGQLRRATRKNSFCNGITFSHRPVHLYEKVRLRLSGVHTGWSGALRFGFTSLDPSELVATDIPKYACPDLVTRPGYWAKALPERLALKDNVLSFWADRHGRVFYSINDGEPILFHCGLSIGCPLWAIIDIYGITQEVTLLESTFAENVGSSCLSAARLSAYLPQSSHDSANYNNNQLENNQAAAAKMANLQLNNYTQLIPCCSSTSSSSTPSSSASTGFSTPRVVRGLPSPLDNDLHFHPVRGSDVILSADRSAACIHFLDSSRTLVFSDRPLHVGETLYVEVSHLGLPYFGALLFGLTSCDPASLHAADLPADPEVLLDRKEYWVVHRGFPMPCSGDVLSFSLLPSGDVLHGVNGVGRGRLLCVDTSQVLWAFFTLHGAVNRLRILGTLHSSPPSTSPSTSQSSSPDDSDSDLAFSVNRSSSASESSLVTAPSSPLSPPVSPTLTASELPSAGKNGECTICFDQDVDTVIYTCGHMCLCNNCGLKLKRQINACCPICRRPIKDVIKTYRP; encoded by the exons ATGCGACTCTGCAACCCCGCCCGGTGGCCAGCAGGCAGTACTACACCCTGCCTAAGAATGGGGCAGGTGTGGAGAGAAGAACATCCGCCGCTCCGGTCAGCATCAATATGGAGTCACCCCGCTTTCACCCCCACGCCAAAGGCAAGAATATCAGGCTGGATGGGCAGCTTCGGCGTGCCACACGCAAGAACAGCTTCTGTAATGGCATCACTTTTAGCCACAGGCCTGTCCACCTCTATGAGaag GTGCGTCTTCGCCTGAGTGGCGTGCACACTGGCTGGAGTGGAGCTCTACGCTTCGGTTTCACCAGTTTGGACCCCAGCGAATTGGTCGCTACAGACATCCCCAAGTATGCTTGCCCAGACCTGGTGACACGGCCCGGCTACTGGGCCAAAGCTCTGCCTGAGAGACTGGCCTTGAAGGACAATGTTTTGTCATTCTGGGCTGATCGCCATGGAAGAGTTTTCTACAGCATCAACGATGGAGAGCCCATCCTCTTCCACTGTGGCCTCAGCATCGGCTGTCCACTCTGGGCCATCATAGACATCTATGGCATCACTCAGGAGGTCACACTGCTTG AAAGCACGTTTGCTGAGAACGTGGGATCCAGCTGCCTGAGTGCGGCCCGTCTGAGTGCCTATCTGCCCCAGAGTAGCCACGACTCAGCCAATTACAACAACAATCAACTGGAGAACAACCAGGCTGCTGCTGCCAAGATGGCCAACCTCCAGCTCAATAACTACACACAGCTCATCCCCTGCTGCTCCtccacctcttcctcctccacaccGTCCTCATCTGCCTCCACTGGATTCAGCACCCCGAGGGTGGTCCGGGGCCTTCCTTCCCCGCTGGACAATGACTTGCACTTTCACCCCGTCCGTGGCTCTGATGTAATACTCTCTGCAGACCGCTCTGCCGCCTGCATCCACTTTCTGGACAGCAGTCGGACTCTGGTGTTCAGTGACCGTCCGCTGCATGTGGGTGAGACTTTATACGTGGAAGTCAGCCACCTGGGCCTGCCCTACTTTGGGGCGCTGTTGTTTGGTTTAACATCCTGTGACCCTGCCAGTCTACATGCAGCGGATTTACCGGCAGACCCTGAGGTTCTCCTGGACCGTAAAGAGTATTGGGTGGTGCATCGGGGCTTCCCCATGCCTTGCTCTGGAGATGTGCTCAGCTTCAGTCTGCTGCCCAGCGGCGATGTGCTCCACGGGGTGAATGGAGTGGGACGTGGCAGGCTGCTCTGTGTGGACACCTCTCAGGTCCTCTGGGCCTTTTTCACCCTGCATGGGGCTGTCAACAGACTCAGGATACTGG GAACGCTGCACTCCAGTCCTCCCTCCACATCCCCCAGCACGTCTCAAAGCAGCAGTCCCGATGACAGCGACTCCGACCTGGCGTTCAGTGTCAACAGATCCTCCTCTGCCTCTGAATCCTCTCTGG TGACTGCTCCCAGCTCCCCCCTCAGCCCTCCCGTCTCTCCGACTCTCACCGCCTCAGAACTGCCCTCTGCTGGAAAAAACGGAGAATGCACCATTTGCTTCGACCAGGACGTGGACACCGTCATCTACACCTGTGGACACATGTGTCTCTGCAACAACTGTGGGCTGAAGCTGAAGAGACAGATCAATGCGTGCTGTCCGATATGCAGGAGGCCAATCAAAGATGTTATCAAAACATATCGGCCATGA